In Rhodamnia argentea isolate NSW1041297 chromosome 4, ASM2092103v1, whole genome shotgun sequence, the following proteins share a genomic window:
- the LOC115743538 gene encoding hydroxyproline O-galactosyltransferase HPGT3 isoform X1: MDGLPTTMKSERRWRSKPLQASRPSIFMAFFSCVAWLYVAGRLWQDAENRTLLTNLLNKNLDKRPKVLSLEDKLTVLGCKDLERRIVEAEMELTLAKSQGYLKNQIQKSGASSGQKLLAVIGVYTGFGSRLKRNVFRGSWMPKGDALRKLEERGIVIRFVIGRSANRGDSLDRNIDEENRSTKDFLILEGHEEAQEELPKKAKFFFSAAVQMWDAEYYVKVDDNINLDLEGLIEMLDRRRGQDGAYIGCMKSGDVITEEGKPWYEPDWWKFGDEKSYFRHAWGSLLVLSKNLAQYINVNSASLKTYAHDDVSVGSWMMGLQATYIDDNRLCCSSIRQDKVCSVA; this comes from the exons ATGGACGGCTTGCCAACAACCATGAAATCGGAGAGGAGGTGGAGATCCAAGCCTCTTCAGGCCTCGCGCCCTTCCATCTTCATGGCCTTCTTCTCTTGCGTCGCCTGGCTCTATGTCGCCGGCAG GTTGTGGCAAGACGCTGAGAACAGGACACTGTTGACTAATCTTCTCAATAAGAACTTGGACAAG AGGCCAAAAGTACTGTCACTTGAAGACAAATTGACAGTCCTGGGATGCAA AGATTTGGAGAGAAGAATCGTTGAAGCTGAGATGGAATTAACATTAGCCAAGAGTCAGGGGTACCTCAAAAACCAGATTCAGAAAAGTGGCGCTTCTTCTGGTCAAAAGCTTCTTGCTGTAATTGGAGTTTATACTGGATTTGGCAGTCGTttaaagagaaatgtgtttAGAGGCTCATGGATGCCTAAAG GTGATGCTTTGAGAAAGCTTGAGGAAAGAGGAATTGTTATACGTTTTGTAATTGGTCGGAG TGCTAATCGAGGTGATAGCCTAGATCGCAACATTGACGAGGAAAATCGCTCGACAAAAGATTTCTTAATCCTT GAAGGACATGAGGAAGCTCAAGAAGAGTTGCCCAAGAAAGCTAAGTTCTTCTTCAGTGCTGCAGTTCAAATGTGGGATGCAGAGTACTATGTGAAAGTTGATGACAATATTAACCTTGATTTGG AGGGGTTAATCGAAATGCTGGATCGCCGCCGTGGTCAGGATGGTGCTTACATTGGGTGCATGAAATCAGGAGACGTAATTACAGAAGA GGGAAAGCCTTGGTATGAACCTGATTGGTGGAAGTTTGGAGATGAAAAGTC GTACTTCCGGCATGCATGGGGTTCACTGCTTGTACTCTCAAAAAATCTCGCACAGTATATCAATGTAAACAG TGCATCCCTGAAGACTTATGCTCATGATGATGTATCAGTTGGATCTTGGATGATGGGTCTGCAAGCAACATATATAGATGACAATCGTCTTTGTTGCAGTAGCATTAGACAAG ACAAGGTATGCTCTGTGGCTTGA
- the LOC115743538 gene encoding hydroxyproline O-galactosyltransferase HPGT3 isoform X2 — MDGLPTTMKSERRWRSKPLQASRPSIFMAFFSCVAWLYVAGRLWQDAENRTLLTNLLNKNLDKRPKVLSLEDKLTVLGCKDLERRIVEAEMELTLAKSQGYLKNQIQKSGASSGQKLLAVIGVYTGFGSRLKRNVFRGSWMPKGDALRKLEERGIVIRFVIGRSANRGDSLDRNIDEENRSTKDFLILEGHEEAQEELPKKAKFFFSAAVQMWDAEYYVKVDDNINLDLEGLIEMLDRRRGQDGAYIGCMKSGDVITEEGKPWYEPDWWKFGDEKSYFRHAWGSLLVLSKNLAQYINVNSASLKTDLCS, encoded by the exons ATGGACGGCTTGCCAACAACCATGAAATCGGAGAGGAGGTGGAGATCCAAGCCTCTTCAGGCCTCGCGCCCTTCCATCTTCATGGCCTTCTTCTCTTGCGTCGCCTGGCTCTATGTCGCCGGCAG GTTGTGGCAAGACGCTGAGAACAGGACACTGTTGACTAATCTTCTCAATAAGAACTTGGACAAG AGGCCAAAAGTACTGTCACTTGAAGACAAATTGACAGTCCTGGGATGCAA AGATTTGGAGAGAAGAATCGTTGAAGCTGAGATGGAATTAACATTAGCCAAGAGTCAGGGGTACCTCAAAAACCAGATTCAGAAAAGTGGCGCTTCTTCTGGTCAAAAGCTTCTTGCTGTAATTGGAGTTTATACTGGATTTGGCAGTCGTttaaagagaaatgtgtttAGAGGCTCATGGATGCCTAAAG GTGATGCTTTGAGAAAGCTTGAGGAAAGAGGAATTGTTATACGTTTTGTAATTGGTCGGAG TGCTAATCGAGGTGATAGCCTAGATCGCAACATTGACGAGGAAAATCGCTCGACAAAAGATTTCTTAATCCTT GAAGGACATGAGGAAGCTCAAGAAGAGTTGCCCAAGAAAGCTAAGTTCTTCTTCAGTGCTGCAGTTCAAATGTGGGATGCAGAGTACTATGTGAAAGTTGATGACAATATTAACCTTGATTTGG AGGGGTTAATCGAAATGCTGGATCGCCGCCGTGGTCAGGATGGTGCTTACATTGGGTGCATGAAATCAGGAGACGTAATTACAGAAGA GGGAAAGCCTTGGTATGAACCTGATTGGTGGAAGTTTGGAGATGAAAAGTC GTACTTCCGGCATGCATGGGGTTCACTGCTTGTACTCTCAAAAAATCTCGCACAGTATATCAATGTAAACAG